From a region of the Necator americanus strain Aroian chromosome Unknown Necator_2022.05.29.01.07, whole genome shotgun sequence genome:
- a CDS encoding uncharacterized protein (NECATOR_2022.05.29.01.07.G36.T5) — protein MTCTGWLMCRVSVPFLPEKFDINAEAMKGLRRQQPSRRRVMVDYYAAPPAFHQQHQPGYDYTQQEEEWDREGLLDPAWEKQQKKTFTAWCNSHLRKAGTSIELIEEDFRNGLKLMLLLEVISGEPLPRPDRGKMRFHKIANVNKALEYIESKGVKLVSIGAEEIVDGNVKMTLGLIWTIILRFAIQDINVEELSARDGLLLWCQRKTAPYNNVNVQNFHTSWKDGLAFCALIHRHRPDLLDYYQLHKGDPLHNLNLAFDVAEKHLDIPRMLDAEDAAVNPDEKSIMTYVSCFYHAFRNAPEVRSVRPPMKAPPPERDWRKEVLLSDMVNSHPDEKAVMTYVSCYYHYFSGMRKAETAANRICRVLKVNQENEKMMQEYEHLASDLLAWINHWMPWLANRTTDDSLPMAQKKLDDYRNYRRHEKPPRIEDKGRLETLFNTLQTRLRLSNRPAFLPRDGHLVKDINNAWKNLEDSEKGFEEWLLSEIMRLERLEHLAEKFRRKCALHEEWSHGKEEALRSQDWKSCGLYKIKALRKRHEAFESDLGAHQDRVEQIALIARELNNLRYPDIGPINARCQAICSQWDRLGQLAAQRRTALEEAERVAERLDALYLDFAKRAAPFNNWLDGAREDLADLVIVHEMREIQELCAAHDQFKSTLGDADREFASISGIEQEIERLVESHGLDRELLRNPYTDLSASEIRRKWGEVQQAVPRRDGQLQSELRRQQNNERLRSIFADKANQVGPWLERELEKVLAIGLGGRGRLEDAVYQLRGIHQDALHYKPNLDELERIHQEMQENFVFENRKSRYSMESLRVGWESLITSINRTINELENQILMRDSKGISEEQINEYRASFNHFDKDRQGLDPEQMRSCLISVGYNIRPGREGDADLHRILSHVDPNRMGRVPFDAFLDFMTAEAADTDTVEQMIDSFRILAAGKPFITADELRRELPADQAAYCMQRMALSNDPQAPHGSFDYVTFSRSLYNQ, from the exons GCGCAGGGTTATGGTGGACTACTACGCTGCTCCACCGGCGTTCCACCAACAACACCAACCTGGGTACGATTACACGCAGCAGGAAGAGGAATGGGATCGTGAAGGATTATTGGATCCAGCATGGGAGAAACAACAGAAGAAG ACATTTACCGCCTGGTGCAACTCACACTTGAGGAAAGCTGGCACAAGCATCGAACTAATCGAGGAAGACTTTCGAAATG GATTGAAGTTGATGCTTCTGTTGGAGGTAATTTCCGGTGAACCTCTACCACGCCCGGATCGCGGCAAAATGCGTTTCCATAAGATCGCTAATGTCAACAAGGCTCTCGAGTATATCGAGAGTAAAGGAGTAAAACTCGTTTCCATCGGAGCCGAAG aaattgtcgATGGCAATGTAAAGATGACACTCGGACTCATCTGGACAATTATCCTACGTTTCGCCATCCAGGACATCAACGTCGAGG aattgTCCGCTCGTGATGGTCTACTGCTTTGGTGTCAACGAAAGACCGCTCCGTACAACAATGTGAATGTGCAGAACTTCCACACTTCATGGAAGGATGGTCTCGCCTTTTGTGCCCTTATTCATAGACACAG ACCAGATTTACTCGATTATTATCAACTGCACAAAGGTGATCCGTTACACAATCTCAATCTGGCTTTCGATGTCGCCGAGAAGCATCTGGACATCCCAAGAATGTTAGACGCCGAAG ACGCTGCGGTCAATCCGGACGAAAAGTCGATCATGACGTACGTGTCATGCTTTTACCATGCGTTCCGAAATGCTCCAGAAGTACGTTCGGTTCGACCGCCCATGAAGGCACCACCTCCAGAAAGGGATTGGCGTAAGGAA GTGTTGCTTTCAGACATGGTTAATTCTCATCCCGACGAGAAGGCCGTCATGACATACGTTTCGTGCTACTACCACTATTTCAGCGGAATGAGAAAG GCGGAAACGGCAGCAAACAGAATTTGCCGTGTGCTCAAAGTGAACCAGGAGAACGAGAAAATGATGCAGGAGTACGAACACCTCGCCAGCGAT CTTCTTGCATGGATAAATCACTGGATGCCATGGCTCGCCAACCGAACTACGGATGACAGCCTACCAATGGCGCAAAAGAAGCTCGACGATTATCGTAATTATCGACG GCACGAGAAGCCTCCTCGAATCGAGGATAAAGGTAGGCTCGAAACATTGTTCAACACACTGCAAACACGCCTTAGACTATCAAATAGACCTGCGTTTCTTCCAAGGGATGGCCACCTAGTGAAG GATATCAACAATGCATGGAAAAACCTCGAAGATTCCGAGAAAGGTTTCGAAGAATGGTTGCTTAGCGAAATTATGCG TCTGGAGCGCCTCGAACATTTGGCCGAGAAATTCCGTCGCAAGTGTGCTTTACATGAAGAATGGTCGCATGGTAAGGAAGAGGCGCTACGCAGCCAGGATTGGAAGAGCTGTGGCCTGTATAAGATCAAA GCTCTACGCAAACGCCATGAAGCGTTTGAGAGCGACCTTGGCGCTCACCAAGATCGAGTGGAGCAGATCGCTCTCATTGCTCGAGAGCTTAACAATCTCCGCTATCCAGACATTGGACCAATCAATGCTCGTTGTCAG GCTATCTGCTCACAGTGGGACCGCCTTGGACAACTGGCTGCACAACGACGAACTGCTCTGGAAGAAGCAGAGCGAGTTGCTGAGCGCCTTGATGCGCTCTATCTCGATTTTGCAAAGAG GGCTGCTCCCTTTAATAACTGGCTCGATGGTGCTCGTGAAGATCTCGCTGATCTCGTGATTGTGCACGAAATGAGGGAAATTCAAGAGCTTTGTGCTGCTCATGATCAATTCAAATCAACGCTTGGCGATGCTGACCGAGAATTCGCCAGCATTTCCGGGATTGAGCAG GAAATTGAGCGTCTGGTTGAAAGCCATGGACTTGATCGTGAGCTTTTGCGTAATCCATACACTGATCTCTCTGCATCGGAAATTCGTCGTAAATGGGGCGAAGTTCAGCAGGCGGTGCCCAGAAGAGACGGACAGCTGCAAAGCGAACTGCGAAGACAACAAA ATAACGAACGTCTACGTTCTATATTTGCTGACAAAGCGAACCAAGTTGGACCATGGCTGGAAAGGGAGTTGGAGAAG GTTCTGGCTATCGGGCTCGGAGGACGCGGACGTCTTGAAGATGCTGTGTATCAGCTGCGCGGAATCCACCAGGACGCCCTCCATTACAAGCCAAATTTGGATGAGCTGGAGAGGATCCATCAAGAAATGCAAGAGAACTTTGTGTTTGAGAACAGGAAGAGCCG GTATTCGATGGAATCACTTCGCGTTGGTTGGGAGAGTTTAATTACTAGCATAAATAGGACCATTAACGAACTTGAAAATCAG ATCCTCATGCGTGATAGTAAGGGAATATCCGAAGAACAAATTAACGAGTACCGTGCTTCGTTCAACCACTTCGACAAGGACAGGCAAGGTCTCGACCCTGAACAGATGCGTTCCTGCCTCATCTCTGTCGGCTACAACATTCGGCCAGGACGAGAG GGTGATGCAGATCTCCATCGCATCCTATCGCATGTTGATCCGAACCGAATGGGTCGTGTTCCATTCGATGCCTTCCTCGATTTCATGACCGCCGAAGCTGCTGATACGGATACTGTTGAACAAATGATAGATTCATTCCGTATTCTCGCGGCTGGAAAG CCATTCATCACAGCGGACGAGTTACGTCGGGAACTGCCAGCGGATCAGGCTGCATACTGCATGCAACGAATGGCTCTATCGAATGATCCTCAGGCGCCGCATGGCTCCTTTGACTACGTAACTTTCAGCCGAAGTCTATACAATCAGTAA
- a CDS encoding uncharacterized protein (NECATOR_2022.05.29.01.07.G36.T3) yields MTCTGWLMCRVSVPFLPEKFDINAEAMKGLRRQQPSRRRVMVDYYAAPPAFHQQHQPGYDYTQQEEEWDREGLLDPAWEKQQKKTFTAWCNSHLRKAGTSIELIEEDFRNGLKLMLLLEVISGEPLPRPDRGKMRFHKIANVNKALEYIESKGVKLVSIGAEEIVDGNVKMTLGLIWTIILRFAIQDINVEELSARDGLLLWCQRKTAPYNNVNVQNFHTSWKDGLAFCALIHRHRPDLLDYYQLHKGDPLHNLNLAFDVAEKHLDIPRMLDAEDAAVNPDEKSIMTYVSCFYHAFRNAPEVRSVRPPMKAPPPERDWRKEAETAANRICRVLKVNQENEKMMQEYEHLASDLLAWINHWMPWLANRTTDDSLPMAQKKLDDYRNYRRHEKPPRIEDKGRLETLFNTLQTRLRLSNRPAFLPRDGHLVKDINNAWKNLEDSEKGFEEWLLSEIMRLERLEHLAEKFRRKCALHEEWSHGKEEALRSQDWKSCGLYKIKALRKRHEAFESDLGAHQDRVEQIALIARELNNLRYPDIGPINARCQAICSQWDRLGQLAAQRRTALEEAERVAERLDALYLDFAKRAAPFNNWLDGAREDLADLVIVHEMREIQELCAAHDQFKSTLGDADREFASISGIEQEIERLVESHGLDRELLRNPYTDLSASEIRRKWGEVQQAVPRRDGQLQSELRRQQNNERLRSIFADKANQVGPWLERELEKVLAIGLGGRGRLEDAVYQLRGIHQDALHYKPNLDELERIHQEMQENFVFENRKSRYSMESLRVGWESLITSINRTINELENQILMRDSKGISEEQINEYRASFNHFDKDRQGLDPEQMRSCLISVGYNIRPGREGDADLHRILSHVDPNRMGRVPFDAFLDFMTAEAADTDTVEQMIDSFRILAAGKPFITADELRRELPADQAAYCMQRMALSNDPQAPHGSFDYVTFSRSLYNQ; encoded by the exons GCGCAGGGTTATGGTGGACTACTACGCTGCTCCACCGGCGTTCCACCAACAACACCAACCTGGGTACGATTACACGCAGCAGGAAGAGGAATGGGATCGTGAAGGATTATTGGATCCAGCATGGGAGAAACAACAGAAGAAG ACATTTACCGCCTGGTGCAACTCACACTTGAGGAAAGCTGGCACAAGCATCGAACTAATCGAGGAAGACTTTCGAAATG GATTGAAGTTGATGCTTCTGTTGGAGGTAATTTCCGGTGAACCTCTACCACGCCCGGATCGCGGCAAAATGCGTTTCCATAAGATCGCTAATGTCAACAAGGCTCTCGAGTATATCGAGAGTAAAGGAGTAAAACTCGTTTCCATCGGAGCCGAAG aaattgtcgATGGCAATGTAAAGATGACACTCGGACTCATCTGGACAATTATCCTACGTTTCGCCATCCAGGACATCAACGTCGAGG aattgTCCGCTCGTGATGGTCTACTGCTTTGGTGTCAACGAAAGACCGCTCCGTACAACAATGTGAATGTGCAGAACTTCCACACTTCATGGAAGGATGGTCTCGCCTTTTGTGCCCTTATTCATAGACACAG ACCAGATTTACTCGATTATTATCAACTGCACAAAGGTGATCCGTTACACAATCTCAATCTGGCTTTCGATGTCGCCGAGAAGCATCTGGACATCCCAAGAATGTTAGACGCCGAAG ACGCTGCGGTCAATCCGGACGAAAAGTCGATCATGACGTACGTGTCATGCTTTTACCATGCGTTCCGAAATGCTCCAGAAGTACGTTCGGTTCGACCGCCCATGAAGGCACCACCTCCAGAAAGGGATTGGCGTAAGGAA GCGGAAACGGCAGCAAACAGAATTTGCCGTGTGCTCAAAGTGAACCAGGAGAACGAGAAAATGATGCAGGAGTACGAACACCTCGCCAGCGAT CTTCTTGCATGGATAAATCACTGGATGCCATGGCTCGCCAACCGAACTACGGATGACAGCCTACCAATGGCGCAAAAGAAGCTCGACGATTATCGTAATTATCGACG GCACGAGAAGCCTCCTCGAATCGAGGATAAAGGTAGGCTCGAAACATTGTTCAACACACTGCAAACACGCCTTAGACTATCAAATAGACCTGCGTTTCTTCCAAGGGATGGCCACCTAGTGAAG GATATCAACAATGCATGGAAAAACCTCGAAGATTCCGAGAAAGGTTTCGAAGAATGGTTGCTTAGCGAAATTATGCG TCTGGAGCGCCTCGAACATTTGGCCGAGAAATTCCGTCGCAAGTGTGCTTTACATGAAGAATGGTCGCATGGTAAGGAAGAGGCGCTACGCAGCCAGGATTGGAAGAGCTGTGGCCTGTATAAGATCAAA GCTCTACGCAAACGCCATGAAGCGTTTGAGAGCGACCTTGGCGCTCACCAAGATCGAGTGGAGCAGATCGCTCTCATTGCTCGAGAGCTTAACAATCTCCGCTATCCAGACATTGGACCAATCAATGCTCGTTGTCAG GCTATCTGCTCACAGTGGGACCGCCTTGGACAACTGGCTGCACAACGACGAACTGCTCTGGAAGAAGCAGAGCGAGTTGCTGAGCGCCTTGATGCGCTCTATCTCGATTTTGCAAAGAG GGCTGCTCCCTTTAATAACTGGCTCGATGGTGCTCGTGAAGATCTCGCTGATCTCGTGATTGTGCACGAAATGAGGGAAATTCAAGAGCTTTGTGCTGCTCATGATCAATTCAAATCAACGCTTGGCGATGCTGACCGAGAATTCGCCAGCATTTCCGGGATTGAGCAG GAAATTGAGCGTCTGGTTGAAAGCCATGGACTTGATCGTGAGCTTTTGCGTAATCCATACACTGATCTCTCTGCATCGGAAATTCGTCGTAAATGGGGCGAAGTTCAGCAGGCGGTGCCCAGAAGAGACGGACAGCTGCAAAGCGAACTGCGAAGACAACAAA ATAACGAACGTCTACGTTCTATATTTGCTGACAAAGCGAACCAAGTTGGACCATGGCTGGAAAGGGAGTTGGAGAAG GTTCTGGCTATCGGGCTCGGAGGACGCGGACGTCTTGAAGATGCTGTGTATCAGCTGCGCGGAATCCACCAGGACGCCCTCCATTACAAGCCAAATTTGGATGAGCTGGAGAGGATCCATCAAGAAATGCAAGAGAACTTTGTGTTTGAGAACAGGAAGAGCCG GTATTCGATGGAATCACTTCGCGTTGGTTGGGAGAGTTTAATTACTAGCATAAATAGGACCATTAACGAACTTGAAAATCAG ATCCTCATGCGTGATAGTAAGGGAATATCCGAAGAACAAATTAACGAGTACCGTGCTTCGTTCAACCACTTCGACAAGGACAGGCAAGGTCTCGACCCTGAACAGATGCGTTCCTGCCTCATCTCTGTCGGCTACAACATTCGGCCAGGACGAGAG GGTGATGCAGATCTCCATCGCATCCTATCGCATGTTGATCCGAACCGAATGGGTCGTGTTCCATTCGATGCCTTCCTCGATTTCATGACCGCCGAAGCTGCTGATACGGATACTGTTGAACAAATGATAGATTCATTCCGTATTCTCGCGGCTGGAAAG CCATTCATCACAGCGGACGAGTTACGTCGGGAACTGCCAGCGGATCAGGCTGCATACTGCATGCAACGAATGGCTCTATCGAATGATCCTCAGGCGCCGCATGGCTCCTTTGACTACGTAACTTTCAGCCGAAGTCTATACAATCAGTAA
- a CDS encoding uncharacterized protein (NECATOR_2022.05.29.01.07.G36.T4), translating to MTCTGWLMCRVSVPFLPEKFDINAEAMKGLRRQQPSRRRVMVDYYAAPPAFHQQHQPGYDYTQQEEEWDREGLLDPAWEKQQKKTFTAWCNSHLRKAGTSIELIEEDFRNGLKLMLLLEVISGEPLPRPDRGKMRFHKIANVNKALEYIESKGVKLVSIGAEEIVDGNVKMTLGLIWTIILRFAIQDINVEELSARDGLLLWCQRKTAPYNNVNVQNFHTSWKDGLAFCALIHRHRPDLLDYYQLHKGDPLHNLNLAFDVAEKHLDIPRMLDAEDMVNSHPDEKAVMTYVSCYYHYFSGMRKAETAANRICRVLKVNQENEKMMQEYEHLASDLLAWINHWMPWLANRTTDDSLPMAQKKLDDYRNYRRHEKPPRIEDKGRLETLFNTLQTRLRLSNRPAFLPRDGHLVKDINNAWKNLEDSEKGFEEWLLSEIMRLERLEHLAEKFRRKCALHEEWSHGKEEALRSQDWKSCGLYKIKALRKRHEAFESDLGAHQDRVEQIALIARELNNLRYPDIGPINARCQAICSQWDRLGQLAAQRRTALEEAERVAERLDALYLDFAKRAAPFNNWLDGAREDLADLVIVHEMREIQELCAAHDQFKSTLGDADREFASISGIEQEIERLVESHGLDRELLRNPYTDLSASEIRRKWGEVQQAVPRRDGQLQSELRRQQNNERLRSIFADKANQVGPWLERELEKVLAIGLGGRGRLEDAVYQLRGIHQDALHYKPNLDELERIHQEMQENFVFENRKSRYSMESLRVGWESLITSINRTINELENQILMRDSKGISEEQINEYRASFNHFDKDRQGLDPEQMRSCLISVGYNIRPGREGDADLHRILSHVDPNRMGRVPFDAFLDFMTAEAADTDTVEQMIDSFRILAAGKPFITADELRRELPADQAAYCMQRMALSNDPQAPHGSFDYVTFSRSLYNQ from the exons GCGCAGGGTTATGGTGGACTACTACGCTGCTCCACCGGCGTTCCACCAACAACACCAACCTGGGTACGATTACACGCAGCAGGAAGAGGAATGGGATCGTGAAGGATTATTGGATCCAGCATGGGAGAAACAACAGAAGAAG ACATTTACCGCCTGGTGCAACTCACACTTGAGGAAAGCTGGCACAAGCATCGAACTAATCGAGGAAGACTTTCGAAATG GATTGAAGTTGATGCTTCTGTTGGAGGTAATTTCCGGTGAACCTCTACCACGCCCGGATCGCGGCAAAATGCGTTTCCATAAGATCGCTAATGTCAACAAGGCTCTCGAGTATATCGAGAGTAAAGGAGTAAAACTCGTTTCCATCGGAGCCGAAG aaattgtcgATGGCAATGTAAAGATGACACTCGGACTCATCTGGACAATTATCCTACGTTTCGCCATCCAGGACATCAACGTCGAGG aattgTCCGCTCGTGATGGTCTACTGCTTTGGTGTCAACGAAAGACCGCTCCGTACAACAATGTGAATGTGCAGAACTTCCACACTTCATGGAAGGATGGTCTCGCCTTTTGTGCCCTTATTCATAGACACAG ACCAGATTTACTCGATTATTATCAACTGCACAAAGGTGATCCGTTACACAATCTCAATCTGGCTTTCGATGTCGCCGAGAAGCATCTGGACATCCCAAGAATGTTAGACGCCGAAG ACATGGTTAATTCTCATCCCGACGAGAAGGCCGTCATGACATACGTTTCGTGCTACTACCACTATTTCAGCGGAATGAGAAAG GCGGAAACGGCAGCAAACAGAATTTGCCGTGTGCTCAAAGTGAACCAGGAGAACGAGAAAATGATGCAGGAGTACGAACACCTCGCCAGCGAT CTTCTTGCATGGATAAATCACTGGATGCCATGGCTCGCCAACCGAACTACGGATGACAGCCTACCAATGGCGCAAAAGAAGCTCGACGATTATCGTAATTATCGACG GCACGAGAAGCCTCCTCGAATCGAGGATAAAGGTAGGCTCGAAACATTGTTCAACACACTGCAAACACGCCTTAGACTATCAAATAGACCTGCGTTTCTTCCAAGGGATGGCCACCTAGTGAAG GATATCAACAATGCATGGAAAAACCTCGAAGATTCCGAGAAAGGTTTCGAAGAATGGTTGCTTAGCGAAATTATGCG TCTGGAGCGCCTCGAACATTTGGCCGAGAAATTCCGTCGCAAGTGTGCTTTACATGAAGAATGGTCGCATGGTAAGGAAGAGGCGCTACGCAGCCAGGATTGGAAGAGCTGTGGCCTGTATAAGATCAAA GCTCTACGCAAACGCCATGAAGCGTTTGAGAGCGACCTTGGCGCTCACCAAGATCGAGTGGAGCAGATCGCTCTCATTGCTCGAGAGCTTAACAATCTCCGCTATCCAGACATTGGACCAATCAATGCTCGTTGTCAG GCTATCTGCTCACAGTGGGACCGCCTTGGACAACTGGCTGCACAACGACGAACTGCTCTGGAAGAAGCAGAGCGAGTTGCTGAGCGCCTTGATGCGCTCTATCTCGATTTTGCAAAGAG GGCTGCTCCCTTTAATAACTGGCTCGATGGTGCTCGTGAAGATCTCGCTGATCTCGTGATTGTGCACGAAATGAGGGAAATTCAAGAGCTTTGTGCTGCTCATGATCAATTCAAATCAACGCTTGGCGATGCTGACCGAGAATTCGCCAGCATTTCCGGGATTGAGCAG GAAATTGAGCGTCTGGTTGAAAGCCATGGACTTGATCGTGAGCTTTTGCGTAATCCATACACTGATCTCTCTGCATCGGAAATTCGTCGTAAATGGGGCGAAGTTCAGCAGGCGGTGCCCAGAAGAGACGGACAGCTGCAAAGCGAACTGCGAAGACAACAAA ATAACGAACGTCTACGTTCTATATTTGCTGACAAAGCGAACCAAGTTGGACCATGGCTGGAAAGGGAGTTGGAGAAG GTTCTGGCTATCGGGCTCGGAGGACGCGGACGTCTTGAAGATGCTGTGTATCAGCTGCGCGGAATCCACCAGGACGCCCTCCATTACAAGCCAAATTTGGATGAGCTGGAGAGGATCCATCAAGAAATGCAAGAGAACTTTGTGTTTGAGAACAGGAAGAGCCG GTATTCGATGGAATCACTTCGCGTTGGTTGGGAGAGTTTAATTACTAGCATAAATAGGACCATTAACGAACTTGAAAATCAG ATCCTCATGCGTGATAGTAAGGGAATATCCGAAGAACAAATTAACGAGTACCGTGCTTCGTTCAACCACTTCGACAAGGACAGGCAAGGTCTCGACCCTGAACAGATGCGTTCCTGCCTCATCTCTGTCGGCTACAACATTCGGCCAGGACGAGAG GGTGATGCAGATCTCCATCGCATCCTATCGCATGTTGATCCGAACCGAATGGGTCGTGTTCCATTCGATGCCTTCCTCGATTTCATGACCGCCGAAGCTGCTGATACGGATACTGTTGAACAAATGATAGATTCATTCCGTATTCTCGCGGCTGGAAAG CCATTCATCACAGCGGACGAGTTACGTCGGGAACTGCCAGCGGATCAGGCTGCATACTGCATGCAACGAATGGCTCTATCGAATGATCCTCAGGCGCCGCATGGCTCCTTTGACTACGTAACTTTCAGCCGAAGTCTATACAATCAGTAA
- a CDS encoding uncharacterized protein (NECATOR_2022.05.29.01.07.G36.T1): MVDYYAAPPAFHQQHQPGYDYTQQEEEWDREGLLDPAWEKQQKKTFTAWCNSHLRKAGTSIELIEEDFRNGLKLMLLLEVISGEPLPRPDRGKMRFHKIANVNKALEYIESKGVKLVSIGAEEIVDGNVKMTLGLIWTIILRFAIQDINVEELSARDGLLLWCQRKTAPYNNVNVQNFHTSWKDGLAFCALIHRHRPDLLDYYQLHKGDPLHNLNLAFDVAEKHLDIPRMLDAEDAAVNPDEKSIMTYVSCFYHAFRNAPEVRSVRPPMKAPPPERDWRKETWLILIPTRRPS; this comes from the exons ATGGTGGACTACTACGCTGCTCCACCGGCGTTCCACCAACAACACCAACCTGGGTACGATTACACGCAGCAGGAAGAGGAATGGGATCGTGAAGGATTATTGGATCCAGCATGGGAGAAACAACAGAAGAAG ACATTTACCGCCTGGTGCAACTCACACTTGAGGAAAGCTGGCACAAGCATCGAACTAATCGAGGAAGACTTTCGAAATG GATTGAAGTTGATGCTTCTGTTGGAGGTAATTTCCGGTGAACCTCTACCACGCCCGGATCGCGGCAAAATGCGTTTCCATAAGATCGCTAATGTCAACAAGGCTCTCGAGTATATCGAGAGTAAAGGAGTAAAACTCGTTTCCATCGGAGCCGAAG aaattgtcgATGGCAATGTAAAGATGACACTCGGACTCATCTGGACAATTATCCTACGTTTCGCCATCCAGGACATCAACGTCGAGG aattgTCCGCTCGTGATGGTCTACTGCTTTGGTGTCAACGAAAGACCGCTCCGTACAACAATGTGAATGTGCAGAACTTCCACACTTCATGGAAGGATGGTCTCGCCTTTTGTGCCCTTATTCATAGACACAG ACCAGATTTACTCGATTATTATCAACTGCACAAAGGTGATCCGTTACACAATCTCAATCTGGCTTTCGATGTCGCCGAGAAGCATCTGGACATCCCAAGAATGTTAGACGCCGAAG ACGCTGCGGTCAATCCGGACGAAAAGTCGATCATGACGTACGTGTCATGCTTTTACCATGCGTTCCGAAATGCTCCAGAAGTACGTTCGGTTCGACCGCCCATGAAGGCACCACCTCCAGAAAGGGATTGGCGTAAGGAA ACATGGTTAATTCTCATCCCGACGAGAAGGCCGTCATGA